Proteins found in one Streptococcus iniae genomic segment:
- a CDS encoding IS3 family transposase (programmed frameshift), with the protein MMVKKAYSLETKLSCIEMKNAGKSNKVIMETLGIKNDSQIYTWMKWYEKDELHRFHQPVGKQYTYGQGMEQLSEIEQLRLQVDLLKKYRSLNKKIDKVTLIKLVEDYKNIYPVSVILNCFGVRRSTFYRWKKKRETPQKRDVIVETIELLCMENHFIYGYCTITRLLKKTYGLTINAKKVYRIMKDNGWLCRTRPKKSPNLGKTYYLTDNKLSRDFHADKPLEKLVTDITYLYFGNCKLYLSSIMDLYNREIIAYTISDCQDTDFVLDTLNQLKLPNGALLHSDQGSVYTSKAYYQACTEKGITRSMSRKGTPADNACIEWFHSVLKTETFYLHDRRKYNKDSITNIVKNDITFYNETRIQQKVKDQSPVQYRKLIA; encoded by the exons ATTATGGTCAAAAAAGCTTATTCATTAGAAACGAAGTTATCTTGCATCGAGATGAAGAATGCAGGCAAGTCAAACAAGGTCATTATGGAGACCTTAGGTATCAAAAATGATAGTCAAATCTATACTTGGATGAAATGGTATGAAAAGGATGAATTGCACCGTTTCCACCAACCTGTAGGTAAACAATATACTTACGGACAAGGTATGGAACAACTCTCTGAAATAGAACAGTTACGACTTCAGGTGGATCTCTTAAAAAAGTATCGAAGCTTGA ATAAGAAAATCGACAAAGTGACCCTTATCAAGCTTGTGGAAGACTATAAGAATATCTACCCCGTTTCCGTTATTCTAAATTGTTTTGGTGTCAGACGGTCTACCTTTTACCGTTGGAAAAAGAAAAGGGAGACGCCACAGAAAAGAGATGTCATAGTTGAAACCATTGAGCTACTCTGCATGGAGAATCACTTTATTTATGGTTATTGTACCATTACACGATTGCTCAAGAAGACCTATGGATTGACTATTAATGCAAAGAAAGTCTATCGTATCATGAAAGACAATGGCTGGCTTTGTCGGACACGTCCAAAGAAATCGCCCAATCTTGGTAAAACTTATTATTTAACAGATAACAAATTGAGTCGGGATTTCCATGCCGATAAGCCATTGGAAAAACTTGTAACGGATATTACCTACCTATATTTCGGCAACTGTAAATTGTATCTCTCTTCAATTATGGACCTCTATAACCGAGAGATTATAGCTTATACTATCTCAGATTGTCAGGACACAGATTTTGTACTAGACACCCTTAATCAGTTAAAATTACCCAATGGAGCACTCTTACACAGCGATCAGGGCTCAGTCTACACTTCTAAGGCTTACTATCAGGCTTGCACGGAAAAAGGCATCACCCGCTCTATGTCCCGTAAGGGAACACCAGCAGATAATGCCTGTATTGAATGGTTTCACTCCGTCCTAAAGACTGAAACCTTTTATCTCCATGATAGGAGAAAATACAACAAGGATAGTATAACAAATATTGTTAAAAATGACATTACATTTTATAATGAAACTAGAATTCAACAGAAAGTAAAAGACCAGTCTCCTGTACAGTACAGGAAACTGATCGCGTGA
- the hpf gene encoding ribosome hibernation-promoting factor, HPF/YfiA family: protein MIKFSIRGENIEVTEAIRDYVESKLAKIEKYFVEENEIDTRVNLKVYREKTAKVEVTILLGNMTLRAEDVSQDMYGSIDLVVDKIERQIRKNKTKIAKKHREKLPTGQVFTSEFEAEEDEVAPEIKIVRTKNVTLKPMDVEEARLQMELLGHDFFIYTDSDNGATNILYRREDGDLGLIEAK from the coding sequence ATGATTAAATTCAGTATCCGTGGAGAAAACATCGAAGTAACCGAAGCTATTCGCGACTATGTTGAATCAAAGCTTGCCAAAATTGAAAAATATTTTGTAGAAGAAAATGAAATAGATACTCGTGTCAATTTAAAAGTCTATCGTGAAAAAACAGCGAAAGTTGAAGTGACCATTTTATTGGGAAATATGACCTTAAGAGCAGAAGATGTTTCACAAGATATGTATGGTTCAATCGATTTGGTTGTTGATAAAATTGAACGTCAAATTCGAAAAAATAAGACAAAAATTGCAAAAAAACATCGTGAAAAATTACCAACCGGTCAAGTTTTCACCAGTGAATTTGAAGCTGAGGAAGATGAAGTAGCTCCAGAAATCAAGATTGTTCGTACTAAGAATGTTACTCTGAAACCGATGGATGTTGAAGAGGCTCGTCTTCAAATGGAACTTCTTGGACATGACTTCTTTATCTATACAGATTCAGACAATGGTGCAACAAATATTCTATATCGTCGTGAAGATGGTGATTTAGGGCTAATTGAAGCAAAATAA
- a CDS encoding ComF family protein: protein MNWEKKGYHVNHKSLFVYNSKMKDYFSEYKFHGDYQLCKVFAEELRQTVRKEYSDYLVIPVLLSLERQKERGFNQVIGIIEAGNLDYSDLILKQDVESQSKRNKKERENSVNPFVLKKGIVLPDKVLIVDDIYTTGTTIFQIQDICKVKGAKKIKSISIAR from the coding sequence ATGAATTGGGAAAAAAAGGGGTATCATGTCAATCACAAGAGTCTCTTTGTCTACAATTCTAAAATGAAAGATTATTTTTCAGAATATAAATTTCATGGAGATTATCAGTTGTGTAAGGTTTTTGCAGAGGAGTTGAGACAGACTGTGAGAAAAGAATACTCAGATTACCTTGTTATCCCAGTCCTCCTTTCTTTAGAAAGGCAAAAAGAAAGGGGATTTAATCAGGTTATTGGAATTATTGAAGCAGGAAACTTAGACTATAGTGACCTTATTTTAAAACAAGATGTTGAAAGTCAGTCAAAAAGAAATAAAAAAGAAAGAGAAAATAGCGTAAATCCATTTGTTTTAAAAAAAGGAATTGTTCTGCCGGACAAAGTGTTAATAGTCGATGATATCTATACAACGGGAACAACAATTTTTCAAATTCAAGATATATGTAAAGTTAAGGGAGCTAAGAAAATTAAAAGTATCAGCATAGCACGCTGA
- a CDS encoding DEAD/DEAH box helicase gives MESLELYYGRIFTSKQLSEVEKVKAEKIDSMFKIGRHWYCQRCRMKIDLNNKLPSGKYYCRECLIFGRNESDDFLYFFDSLPFEAGTYLKWQGQLTQYQEAVSQQLLKHFKNNQRSLVHAVTGAGKTEMIYQLIAYVLEKGGWLCLACPRVDVCIELEKRISRDFSCSVTLMHAHSESYQRNPIIIATTHQLLKFYRAFDLIIIDEVDAFPFVNNKMLNQALENALAPSGKIVYLTATSTKKLDKDVKNGRCQGITLARRFHNNPLVLPEFQLVLSLSEKLKRHKLPRNIKKQLKQQRLSKHPLLIFFPIIEDGQLFQDLLTTHFPDEQIAFVSSESEERAELIESFRNKEISILISTTILERGVTFPGVDVFVILANHRLYNASSLIQIAGRVGRSIERPEGKLLFFHEGISVAMIKAKSEIIKMNKIAYG, from the coding sequence ATGGAAAGTTTAGAATTATATTATGGAAGAATTTTTACCAGTAAACAATTATCTGAAGTAGAAAAAGTCAAGGCTGAAAAAATAGATAGTATGTTTAAGATAGGACGCCACTGGTATTGCCAGCGGTGCAGAATGAAGATTGATTTAAATAATAAACTTCCTTCTGGAAAATATTACTGTAGAGAGTGTCTTATTTTTGGCCGTAACGAAAGTGATGATTTTCTTTATTTTTTTGACAGTTTACCATTTGAAGCTGGAACTTACCTTAAGTGGCAAGGGCAACTGACACAATACCAAGAAGCAGTCTCTCAACAGCTCCTTAAACATTTTAAAAATAATCAGCGAAGTTTAGTACACGCTGTCACTGGGGCAGGAAAAACCGAAATGATTTATCAATTAATAGCATATGTTCTTGAAAAAGGAGGATGGCTTTGTTTGGCATGTCCAAGAGTTGATGTATGTATAGAACTTGAAAAGAGAATTTCACGCGATTTTTCTTGTTCAGTAACCTTAATGCATGCACATTCAGAAAGTTATCAGAGAAATCCAATCATTATTGCCACAACACATCAATTGTTAAAGTTTTACCGGGCTTTTGATTTAATTATTATTGATGAAGTTGATGCCTTTCCATTCGTTAATAATAAAATGCTTAACCAAGCCCTTGAAAATGCTTTAGCTCCAAGTGGGAAAATAGTTTACTTAACAGCAACCTCAACTAAAAAACTAGATAAAGATGTTAAAAATGGAAGATGTCAAGGGATTACATTAGCAAGGAGATTCCACAATAATCCATTGGTTCTACCAGAATTTCAATTAGTTTTATCGTTATCTGAGAAATTGAAAAGACATAAGTTACCAAGGAATATAAAAAAACAGCTTAAACAACAACGGCTAAGTAAACATCCCTTACTCATTTTCTTCCCTATTATTGAGGATGGCCAATTATTTCAAGACCTATTAACAACCCATTTTCCAGATGAACAGATTGCATTTGTTTCCAGTGAATCTGAAGAAAGAGCTGAGCTTATTGAATCTTTTAGAAATAAGGAAATATCCATTTTAATTTCAACAACCATATTAGAAAGGGGTGTTACATTTCCAGGTGTAGATGTTTTTGTTATTCTAGCCAACCATAGGTTGTATAATGCTTCTTCGCTTATTCAGATAGCAGGGCGAGTTGGCCGTTCGATAGAAAGACCTGAAGGAAAATTACTCTTTTTTCATGAAGGGATAAGCGTAGCTATGATAAAAGCCAAAAGTGAAATAATAAAGATGAATAAGATTGCTTATGGCTAA
- a CDS encoding YigZ family protein, producing MESYKTIRIDNDYEEVIKKSRFICSLFRIENEQEGKTILAELKKQHYKANHSCSAMIIGDKAEIKRSSDDGEPSGTAGIPILSVLEKQELTNILAVVTRYFGGIKLGTGGLIRAYSSVTSAAIKQADIVEVKEQSCLEITLNYSQYQTFPIFLEKFCLIEQETEFLDYIKTRVYFDPDLEEMLSKDLIQFFNGKVTFENRDSKIIEVPFSDR from the coding sequence ATGGAAAGCTATAAAACAATACGAATTGACAATGATTATGAAGAAGTCATCAAAAAATCTCGCTTTATTTGTTCTCTTTTCCGAATTGAAAATGAGCAAGAGGGCAAAACAATACTTGCAGAACTCAAAAAACAACATTATAAAGCAAATCATTCTTGCTCAGCAATGATTATTGGAGATAAGGCCGAAATAAAGCGTTCTAGTGATGACGGAGAACCTTCGGGAACTGCCGGTATTCCCATCTTATCTGTTTTGGAAAAGCAAGAACTAACTAATATTTTAGCTGTCGTCACTCGGTATTTTGGAGGTATCAAACTTGGCACTGGAGGTCTTATCCGTGCCTATTCAAGCGTAACTTCAGCTGCTATAAAACAAGCTGACATTGTGGAAGTCAAAGAACAATCTTGTTTAGAAATTACTTTAAATTACTCACAATATCAGACTTTCCCAATCTTTTTGGAGAAATTTTGTCTTATTGAACAAGAAACAGAGTTTTTAGATTATATTAAAACAAGAGTTTATTTTGACCCTGATTTAGAAGAAATGCTATCAAAAGACTTAATCCAATTTTTCAACGGCAAAGTCACCTTCGAAAATAGAGATTCTAAAATTATTGAAGTGCCTTTTAGTGATAGATAG
- a CDS encoding S1 RNA-binding domain-containing protein, whose product MKIGDKLHGTITGIKPYGAFVALKNGTTGLIHISEIKTGFIDNISEMLSLGQEVLVQVVDYDEFNHKASLSMRTLEEEKHHITHRHRFSNSKLNFGFKPIEDQLPQWVEEGMAHFRKS is encoded by the coding sequence ATGAAAATCGGCGACAAATTACATGGGACAATTACTGGTATTAAACCGTATGGTGCCTTTGTTGCCCTAAAAAATGGGACAACAGGTCTCATCCATATTTCAGAAATCAAAACAGGATTTATTGATAACATCAGCGAAATGTTATCCCTTGGTCAAGAAGTTTTGGTACAAGTGGTTGATTATGATGAATTTAACCATAAAGCAAGTTTGTCTATGCGCACATTGGAAGAAGAAAAGCATCACATCACACATCGCCATCGTTTTTCCAATAGTAAATTAAATTTTGGTTTTAAACCAATTGAAGATCAACTTCCCCAATGGGTAGAAGAAGGAATGGCGCATTTTCGAAAATCATAA
- a CDS encoding bifunctional Cof-type HAD-IIB family hydrolase/peptidylprolyl isomerase, with translation MDAKLRYKAKKIKMVFFDIDDTLRVKDTGYMPESIPVIFKKLKEKGILTGIASGRARYGVPEEVQRLHADYCVKLNGAYAKDDKKNIIFQAPIPSETVIRYKEWADAVGIHYGMAGRHQAVLSVRNDLVNNTIDHVYAGLEVCPDFNEKHDVYQMWTFEDQGDDLHLPEDLAKDLRLVRWHDNSSDVVLKNTSKALGVSKIVEHLGLKPENILVFGDELNDLELFDYAGISIAMGISHPLLQEKADFVTKKVEENGIQYALEELGLIEKELHFPQLDLQSCEGPKAIIKTNHGDLSLQLFPEQAPKTVANFIGLAKEGYYDGIIFHRIIPEFMIQGGDPTGTGMGGQSIYGESFEDEFSEEVYNLRGALSMANAGPNTNGSQFFIVQNAKIPYAKKELERGGWPTPIAASYAENGGTPHLDRRHTVFGQLSDEVSYQVLDKIAAVETGPQDKPKEDVIIETIEVID, from the coding sequence ATGGACGCTAAATTAAGATATAAAGCAAAAAAAATCAAAATGGTATTCTTTGACATTGATGATACCTTACGGGTTAAAGATACAGGTTATATGCCTGAGTCAATTCCAGTAATTTTCAAAAAACTAAAGGAAAAAGGTATCCTAACTGGAATAGCATCAGGAAGAGCTCGCTATGGTGTTCCAGAAGAGGTTCAACGTTTACATGCTGACTATTGTGTAAAACTTAATGGAGCCTATGCAAAAGATGATAAGAAAAATATTATTTTTCAAGCACCTATTCCAAGTGAGACTGTTATTCGCTACAAAGAGTGGGCGGATGCAGTAGGTATTCACTATGGAATGGCGGGACGTCATCAAGCTGTTTTATCAGTTAGAAATGACTTGGTTAATAACACAATTGATCATGTCTATGCTGGTTTAGAAGTTTGCCCAGATTTCAATGAAAAACATGATGTTTATCAAATGTGGACTTTTGAAGATCAAGGCGATGACTTGCACCTACCAGAGGACTTGGCAAAAGACCTACGTCTAGTGCGTTGGCATGACAACTCATCGGATGTTGTTTTGAAAAACACTTCCAAAGCTTTAGGGGTATCAAAAATTGTTGAACATTTGGGCTTGAAACCTGAAAATATCTTGGTTTTTGGGGATGAACTTAACGACCTTGAGTTATTTGATTATGCAGGAATCAGTATTGCAATGGGAATTTCACACCCGTTATTACAAGAAAAAGCTGATTTTGTCACAAAAAAAGTAGAAGAAAATGGCATACAATATGCCTTGGAGGAATTAGGATTGATTGAAAAAGAATTACACTTTCCACAATTAGACTTACAGTCATGTGAAGGACCAAAGGCGATTATTAAAACAAATCATGGAGACTTGAGTTTACAACTTTTCCCAGAACAAGCACCAAAAACAGTAGCTAACTTTATTGGATTAGCCAAAGAAGGCTATTACGACGGGATTATTTTTCACCGTATTATTCCAGAGTTTATGATTCAAGGTGGTGACCCAACAGGTACTGGCATGGGTGGACAATCTATTTATGGAGAGAGTTTTGAAGATGAGTTTTCTGAGGAAGTTTATAATCTCCGTGGGGCTCTATCGATGGCTAACGCTGGTCCAAACACAAATGGAAGTCAATTCTTTATTGTTCAGAATGCAAAAATTCCTTATGCTAAAAAAGAATTGGAACGTGGTGGATGGCCAACACCAATAGCAGCAAGTTATGCTGAAAATGGTGGGACTCCTCATTTAGATAGACGTCATACTGTCTTTGGGCAATTAAGTGATGAAGTGTCTTACCAAGTATTAGATAAAATTGCAGCTGTTGAGACAGGACCTCAAGACAAACCTAAAGAAGATGTTATTATTGAAACCATCGAGGTAATTGATTAA
- a CDS encoding response regulator transcription factor, which translates to MTKKISVMLVDDHEMVRLGLKSFLNMQADIQVISEASNGREGIEKALELKPDVVVMDLVMPELGGVEATLAILKEWPEAKILVLTSYLDNEKIYPVIDAGAKGYMLKTSSAAEILNAIKKVSKGQLAIETEVDKKIKAHDKHPDLHDDLTAREYDILFLLAKGYDNQTIADELFISLKTVKTHVSNILAKLDVDDRTQAVVYAFRHHLVPQDDN; encoded by the coding sequence ATGACTAAAAAGATAAGTGTCATGTTAGTAGATGACCATGAAATGGTTCGTTTAGGCTTGAAAAGTTTTTTAAATATGCAAGCCGATATCCAAGTAATATCAGAAGCCTCAAACGGACGAGAAGGTATTGAAAAAGCTTTAGAATTAAAACCAGATGTTGTTGTTATGGATTTAGTGATGCCAGAGCTTGGTGGTGTTGAGGCAACTTTAGCCATTTTAAAAGAATGGCCTGAGGCTAAAATATTAGTGCTTACATCTTATTTAGATAATGAGAAAATATACCCCGTTATTGATGCAGGTGCTAAAGGCTATATGCTAAAAACCTCAAGTGCTGCAGAGATTTTAAATGCGATCAAAAAAGTATCCAAAGGTCAGTTAGCCATTGAAACGGAAGTTGATAAAAAAATAAAAGCTCATGATAAGCATCCGGATTTACACGATGATTTAACAGCGCGTGAATATGACATCTTATTTTTGTTAGCTAAAGGTTATGATAATCAGACCATTGCAGATGAGCTCTTTATTTCACTAAAAACAGTCAAAACGCACGTTTCAAATATCCTAGCTAAATTAGATGTTGATGACAGGACACAAGCTGTCGTTTATGCCTTTCGACATCACTTAGTGCCACAAGACGATAATTAA
- a CDS encoding sensor histidine kinase, whose amino-acid sequence MKKRYYVLIWLYATVTILSIVFVLMENLGIDFTYLRANIWRLEKLLFSIVLLIVSVTLILMFLWIVLDDISKRNINHNLRRILNNQPLKLDETSEMGINLDRLSKRMAHMTNSLQKKESAYILDSQKIVQGERKRIARDLHDTVSQELFASSMILSGVSMAIDSLDKDKLKEQLLTVESMLQNAQKDLRVLLLHLRPTELANRTLTEGFEMILKELTDKSDIQVVYLKNIKDLPKYMEDNLFRIAQEFISNTLKHAKASRLEVYMNQSENEVQLKMVDNGVGFDMDEVRELSYGLKNIEDRVDDLAGSIKLISQKGKGVSMDIRLPLVREEMDD is encoded by the coding sequence ATGAAAAAACGCTACTATGTTCTCATATGGCTTTATGCAACAGTTACAATACTGTCGATTGTCTTTGTTCTCATGGAAAATTTAGGCATTGACTTTACCTATCTAAGAGCTAATATTTGGCGATTAGAAAAACTACTCTTTTCAATAGTGTTGTTAATTGTATCTGTAACACTGATTTTGATGTTTTTATGGATTGTATTAGATGATATTAGTAAACGTAATATTAATCATAACTTAAGACGTATTCTCAATAACCAACCCCTTAAGTTAGATGAGACTTCTGAAATGGGAATTAATCTAGATCGTCTGTCAAAACGTATGGCTCACATGACAAACAGCTTGCAAAAAAAAGAGAGTGCCTATATTTTAGATAGTCAAAAGATTGTTCAAGGGGAGCGTAAACGAATTGCCAGAGACCTTCATGATACTGTCAGTCAGGAATTGTTTGCCTCATCTATGATTTTATCAGGAGTGTCCATGGCTATTGATAGCCTTGATAAGGACAAGTTAAAAGAACAACTGTTGACAGTTGAATCAATGCTACAAAATGCTCAAAAAGATTTAAGGGTTTTATTACTTCATTTAAGACCTACGGAATTGGCAAATAGGACCTTAACCGAAGGTTTTGAGATGATTTTAAAAGAATTGACAGATAAGAGTGATATCCAAGTGGTTTATCTGAAAAACATTAAAGACTTACCTAAATACATGGAAGATAATCTTTTTAGAATCGCTCAAGAATTTATTAGCAACACCTTGAAACATGCCAAAGCTAGTCGTTTAGAAGTTTATATGAACCAAAGTGAAAATGAAGTGCAACTTAAAATGGTTGATAATGGTGTTGGTTTTGATATGGATGAAGTTAGAGAACTTAGCTACGGTTTAAAAAATATTGAGGACCGTGTGGATGATTTAGCAGGATCTATTAAACTCATTAGCCAAAAAGGCAAAGGGGTTTCAATGGATATTAGGCTACCATTAGTTAGAGAGGAAATGGATGACTAA
- the liaF gene encoding cell wall-active antibiotics response protein LiaF, with protein sequence MKKFQFFLLVECVLLAMGIMTILADDITSFIFILVIILLALRFYNQDSRNNFLLTVSLLLLFLIFMLNPYIILSVLFGIVYMVINHFSQVKKKNRYALGLFGQEGIDVKQTRHQWLGSATYDSDYYAFDDINIIRLSGSDTIDLSNVIVSGKDNVIIIRKIFGPTRILVPIDVAVNLDVSSVYASVSFLACQEYDLRNESIKLGYEENDNSLKKVKIIVNTIAGDVKVERR encoded by the coding sequence ATGAAGAAATTTCAATTTTTTCTGCTAGTTGAATGTGTCTTACTAGCAATGGGGATTATGACCATTTTAGCTGATGATATAACGAGTTTTATTTTTATCTTAGTTATTATTTTATTAGCCCTACGCTTTTACAATCAAGACAGTCGTAATAACTTTTTACTAACGGTTAGTTTATTACTTCTCTTTTTGATCTTCATGCTGAATCCCTATATTATTTTGAGTGTTTTGTTTGGCATTGTCTACATGGTTATCAATCACTTTTCACAAGTTAAAAAGAAAAATCGCTACGCCTTGGGCTTGTTTGGTCAGGAAGGAATTGACGTTAAACAAACGAGACATCAATGGCTTGGCTCTGCAACTTATGATAGTGACTACTACGCTTTTGATGACATTAACATCATCAGACTTAGTGGTAGTGATACAATTGATTTATCAAATGTTATTGTTTCAGGAAAAGACAATGTCATCATTATCCGCAAAATTTTTGGACCAACCAGAATTCTTGTTCCTATTGATGTAGCTGTTAATCTTGATGTTAGTTCTGTGTATGCAAGTGTCAGTTTTTTAGCGTGTCAGGAATATGATTTACGCAACGAATCCATCAAACTAGGTTATGAAGAAAATGATAACAGTTTGAAAAAAGTAAAAATCATAGTTAATACTATAGCAGGAGATGTTAAGGTGGAAAGACGATGA
- the pknB gene encoding Stk1 family PASTA domain-containing Ser/Thr kinase, protein MIQIGKLFAGRYRILKSIGRGGMADVYLANDLILDNEEVAIKVLRTNYQTDQVAVARFQREARAMAELNHPNIVAIRDIGEEDGQQFLVMEYIQGADLKKFIQDNAPLSNTQVVRIMEEVLSAMTLAHQKGIVHRDLKPQNILLTKSGVVKVTDFGIAVAFAETSLTQTNSMLGSVHYLSPEQARGSKATIQSDIYAMGIMLFEMLTGHIPYDGDSAVTIALQHFQKPLPSIIDENPQVPQALENVVIKATAKKLSDRYNSTFEMSRDLMTALSYNRSRERKLVFLDVESTKPLPKVTPTPAPKPTVAPVSPSNTTKQKQEAIADVPVKKKKSGRFFGTLLKIIFALFVIGVAFFAFLVLTKPSTVKVPNVNGSSLAVAESELKSLGFKIGKVKEIESATVAEGNVVKTDPEAGTSKREGSKVDIYVSIGNQSFVMEDYKNQLYEDAVENLVNTYNVPRSKIKIERVVTSDYRKDMVIAQSPSPGEKFNPKGKSKIVLSVASNDTVLMPTIVNYTYQDALAALKALGIDSKRVKAYYPDVNSATGFSKMPNPKSTMIISAQDPYAGVEISLSATSEISIYLYAEEPTANSSDTTTSSNSRSTASSSESHATSSSSSNPNAGTETNTDANVSPQN, encoded by the coding sequence ATGATACAGATTGGCAAATTATTTGCTGGTCGTTATCGCATCTTAAAATCAATTGGCCGCGGTGGTATGGCGGATGTTTACTTAGCCAATGACTTAATCTTAGATAATGAAGAAGTTGCAATTAAAGTTTTGCGAACCAATTATCAAACAGATCAAGTTGCAGTAGCGCGTTTCCAAAGAGAAGCGCGAGCGATGGCAGAATTAAATCATCCCAACATTGTCGCTATTCGAGATATAGGTGAAGAAGACGGACAGCAGTTCTTAGTAATGGAATATATCCAGGGCGCTGACCTTAAGAAATTTATTCAAGATAACGCTCCTTTGTCTAACACCCAAGTTGTTAGAATCATGGAAGAAGTTTTATCTGCTATGACATTAGCCCACCAAAAAGGGATTGTTCATAGAGACTTGAAACCTCAAAATATTCTATTAACAAAGTCAGGTGTTGTCAAAGTTACAGACTTTGGTATTGCTGTAGCTTTTGCTGAAACTAGTTTAACGCAGACAAATTCCATGTTAGGAAGTGTGCATTATTTATCACCAGAACAAGCCCGTGGTTCAAAAGCCACCATTCAAAGTGATATTTATGCCATGGGAATTATGCTCTTTGAAATGTTAACAGGTCATATCCCATATGATGGTGATAGTGCTGTTACAATTGCATTGCAGCATTTCCAAAAACCCCTTCCTTCAATTATTGACGAGAACCCGCAAGTTCCACAGGCTTTAGAAAATGTTGTTATTAAGGCAACTGCTAAAAAGTTAAGTGATCGTTACAATTCGACATTTGAAATGAGTCGCGACCTAATGACTGCACTAAGTTATAATCGAAGCCGTGAACGCAAGTTAGTCTTTTTGGATGTTGAAAGCACAAAACCCTTACCAAAAGTAACCCCGACCCCAGCACCAAAACCAACGGTAGCTCCGGTAAGTCCAAGTAATACCACTAAACAAAAACAAGAAGCCATTGCTGATGTGCCTGTTAAGAAAAAAAAGAGTGGGCGTTTCTTTGGAACTTTATTAAAGATTATTTTTGCACTATTTGTTATCGGTGTTGCGTTTTTTGCCTTTCTTGTCTTGACCAAGCCATCTACCGTAAAAGTTCCAAATGTTAATGGAAGTAGTCTAGCGGTTGCTGAATCAGAGTTAAAATCTTTAGGGTTTAAGATTGGAAAAGTAAAAGAAATTGAGAGTGCAACCGTTGCAGAAGGTAATGTTGTTAAAACAGATCCAGAAGCTGGAACTTCAAAACGCGAAGGCTCTAAGGTTGATATTTATGTTTCAATAGGTAATCAGAGTTTTGTGATGGAAGATTATAAAAATCAACTTTACGAAGATGCCGTTGAAAACCTTGTTAACACCTACAATGTTCCAAGGTCGAAAATTAAAATTGAAAGAGTGGTAACATCCGACTATCGTAAGGATATGGTTATTGCCCAGTCACCTAGTCCAGGTGAGAAATTTAATCCCAAAGGAAAATCGAAGATTGTCCTCAGTGTGGCTAGTAATGACACAGTTTTAATGCCAACTATTGTTAACTATACTTATCAGGATGCCCTTGCAGCACTAAAAGCTTTAGGAATTGACAGTAAGCGTGTCAAAGCTTATTATCCTGATGTTAACTCTGCTACTGGCTTTAGCAAGATGCCTAATCCAAAATCAACAATGATTATCAGCGCACAAGATCCATATGCAGGTGTAGAGATTTCCTTATCTGCTACTAGCGAGATTAGCATTTACCTTTATGCTGAAGAACCAACAGCCAATAGTTCTGATACAACAACATCATCAAACAGTCGAAGTACAGCATCAAGTAGTGAGAGTCATGCCACAAGCAGCTCATCCTCTAACCCTAACGCAGGTACCGAAACAAACACCGATGCCAATGTATCACCTCAAAACTAA